One Flavobacterium sp. 90 DNA segment encodes these proteins:
- a CDS encoding PorV/PorQ family protein yields the protein MNIGVDAAALAMSSAVVASTDDVNSVYWNPAGLTNLEDHQISLMHANYFANIAQYDYIGYASPIDDRSAWGISMIRFGVDDIMDTTQLIDNQGNIDYNRISLFSTADYGFTFSYARKLPVEGFQYGVNAKVIRRIIGKFANSWGFGFDVGLQFERNDWKFGLMLRDITTTYNVWNIDEKEYAKIANAIPGENNELPESTEITLPKAQLGVSKRFDFHNDYSLLVASNLNMRFERTNDIISTKAVSIDPALGFEFGYTDLVFLRAGAGNFQNVTQLDNTEKVNFQPNIGLGFKYKGIQVDYALTDLGNQSTALYSNIFSLKVDLGIFR from the coding sequence ATGAATATTGGTGTTGATGCTGCAGCATTGGCAATGTCAAGTGCCGTAGTTGCTTCTACAGACGATGTAAACTCTGTTTACTGGAATCCCGCAGGTTTGACTAATCTCGAAGATCATCAAATATCTTTGATGCACGCTAATTATTTTGCAAATATCGCTCAATACGATTATATAGGTTATGCAAGTCCTATTGATGACAGAAGTGCCTGGGGAATTTCGATGATTCGTTTTGGTGTTGACGATATTATGGACACTACACAATTAATCGATAATCAGGGAAACATCGATTATAACCGAATTAGTTTGTTCTCTACGGCTGATTATGGTTTTACTTTTTCATATGCCAGAAAACTTCCGGTAGAAGGATTTCAATATGGCGTTAATGCAAAAGTGATCAGACGAATTATCGGAAAATTTGCTAATTCCTGGGGTTTTGGTTTCGATGTTGGATTACAGTTTGAACGAAATGACTGGAAATTTGGCTTGATGCTTCGCGATATTACAACGACTTACAATGTCTGGAATATTGATGAGAAAGAATATGCAAAAATTGCCAACGCTATTCCGGGTGAAAACAATGAATTACCGGAAAGTACTGAAATAACTTTGCCAAAAGCGCAATTAGGAGTTTCAAAAAGATTTGATTTCCACAATGATTACAGTCTATTAGTTGCCTCAAATTTGAATATGCGTTTTGAGCGAACTAATGATATAATTTCGACCAAAGCAGTAAGTATCGATCCTGCACTTGGTTTTGAATTTGGCTATACCGATCTTGTTTTTTTGAGAGCCGGAGCAGGAAATTTTCAAAATGTTACACAATTGGACAATACCGAAAAAGTAAATTTCCAACCCAATATTGGTCTGGGTTTTAAGTACAAAGGCATTCAGGTTGATTATGCGCTGACTGATTTGGGTAATCAAAGTACAGCTTTGTACTCAAATATTTTCTCATTAAAGGTAGATTTAGGTATCTTTAGATAA